The Fibrobacter sp. UWEL genome includes a region encoding these proteins:
- a CDS encoding cytochrome c3 family protein: protein MKILVAVFSLIFAFLLADFVVGRGAEPFRTGFSNTSESKPGVPFDHALHGDSIGLDCASCHTGSRSLAKAYFPSKKDCMDCHRLPLTENPGIETLDSALANAPEKPWSKKSNLPDHVVFHHGVHAAAGVTCASCHGDVNKNVYGGEKFDMKTCLQCHRGETFKDMGYKPAATDCATCHR, encoded by the coding sequence GTGAAGATTCTTGTGGCGGTTTTCTCCTTGATATTTGCCTTCCTGCTGGCTGATTTTGTGGTGGGACGTGGTGCGGAACCTTTCCGTACGGGTTTTTCAAATACAAGCGAATCTAAACCTGGCGTGCCCTTTGATCACGCACTCCATGGGGATTCCATTGGTCTGGACTGTGCCTCTTGCCATACGGGGAGTCGCTCCCTAGCTAAGGCCTATTTCCCCTCCAAGAAGGACTGTATGGATTGCCATCGTTTGCCCTTGACGGAAAATCCGGGGATTGAAACTTTGGATTCTGCCTTGGCCAATGCTCCGGAAAAGCCTTGGTCTAAGAAATCCAACTTGCCGGACCATGTGGTCTTCCACCACGGAGTTCATGCTGCGGCGGGTGTAACCTGTGCCAGTTGCCATGGAGACGTGAATAAGAATGTCTATGGTGGTGAAAAGTTCGATATGAAAACTTGTCTTCAGTGCCATCGGGGCGAAACATTCAAGGATATGGGCTATAAGCCGGCGGCCACTGATTGTGCCACCTGCCATCGCTAG
- a CDS encoding c-type cytochrome, translated as MLKVLRIIGLVLLMPGLAALGLSLYEGPGSWYTDSQTFWGTPIALFVFWIGLAHAGTLLSAIFLVLNVRLDRRTAMLAELSTLCCLALAVLFPLIHLGVIGNFYMVAPFVDGRGVFPNAGSPLVWDFCCIAVYGILSALFFNNHLASQKNPAFEKLRRPLAWLLLPLVLWVHSVVSLDFATTFVPSWQGAFFPFYFVVGAVYSGLALVNALLCAEGFRVRMLERLMMVSSWIICVIWLWIFLRSGEFFAGTFVFAGVLPQLYWVAGVRDRRRGRLLISLSVLTGLFLERLYLVSPGFENISARLGWNDFGLISFSLGFFLLLFYGLRNFVGKYLEDYNTYFGEMDGSEMEADVARTENLEQVQDSYVPPFSSPEFRSLRLPVLFGVLLTILFCIWCLNLPQNNLELENLLPLTYPLIALVAGLSLWLETSFKLQVSSWKKLALISVGAIMMGGVVGIFYAGFPTSPSDENVSTAVPQAPSISGTVTPESSALLWNARCTSCHGTDGKLNEKFVREFYPVPTTLTFDRLNSLGDDSLYQVISKGRANMNSYEGRLSEDEIRGLVQYMRSLAKEVSR; from the coding sequence ATGCTGAAGGTTTTAAGAATCATCGGTTTAGTGTTGCTTATGCCTGGGCTTGCTGCTCTGGGACTTTCTCTCTATGAAGGACCGGGAAGCTGGTATACGGATTCTCAGACGTTCTGGGGGACTCCTATTGCCCTCTTTGTTTTCTGGATTGGTCTGGCTCATGCCGGAACTTTGCTTTCTGCCATTTTCCTGGTGTTGAATGTTAGGTTAGACCGTCGTACCGCCATGCTTGCGGAACTGTCCACCTTGTGTTGCCTTGCCTTGGCAGTTCTGTTCCCCTTGATTCATCTGGGCGTCATCGGGAACTTCTATATGGTAGCTCCCTTTGTGGATGGGCGAGGAGTGTTCCCTAATGCAGGCTCTCCCTTGGTTTGGGATTTCTGCTGTATTGCGGTATACGGAATTCTGTCTGCGCTGTTCTTCAACAATCATCTTGCATCCCAGAAAAATCCTGCTTTTGAAAAACTGCGTAGACCTTTAGCTTGGCTGCTATTGCCCTTGGTCTTGTGGGTCCATTCTGTGGTAAGCCTGGACTTTGCCACCACCTTCGTTCCTAGCTGGCAAGGCGCTTTCTTCCCCTTCTACTTTGTGGTGGGAGCAGTCTATTCTGGATTGGCCCTGGTGAACGCTTTGCTTTGTGCGGAAGGGTTCCGCGTCCGTATGCTGGAACGTTTGATGATGGTTTCATCCTGGATCATCTGCGTCATCTGGTTGTGGATTTTCCTGAGGTCGGGCGAATTCTTTGCTGGAACATTTGTCTTTGCCGGCGTCCTCCCGCAACTCTATTGGGTTGCTGGCGTTCGCGATCGTCGTCGCGGCCGCCTGCTGATCAGTCTCTCCGTTTTGACTGGCTTATTCCTGGAACGACTTTACCTTGTTTCTCCGGGCTTTGAAAATATTTCTGCAAGGCTTGGCTGGAACGATTTTGGATTGATTTCTTTCTCTCTCGGTTTCTTCCTTCTGCTCTTTTACGGTCTGCGAAATTTTGTGGGTAAATATCTGGAAGATTACAATACCTATTTCGGCGAAATGGATGGCAGCGAGATGGAAGCGGATGTGGCCCGAACGGAAAATTTGGAACAGGTGCAGGATTCCTATGTTCCGCCGTTTTCCTCACCGGAATTTAGGAGCCTTCGTTTGCCTGTTCTGTTTGGCGTTTTGTTGACAATCTTGTTCTGCATTTGGTGCTTGAATCTGCCTCAAAATAATCTTGAACTAGAAAACCTGTTGCCCTTGACTTATCCCTTGATTGCTTTGGTAGCGGGGTTGTCTCTCTGGCTGGAAACATCGTTCAAGTTGCAGGTGTCTTCCTGGAAAAAACTTGCCTTGATTTCTGTAGGAGCAATTATGATGGGTGGAGTCGTCGGGATCTTCTACGCAGGTTTTCCAACGAGCCCATCTGACGAAAACGTCTCTACCGCAGTCCCACAAGCGCCTTCCATTTCTGGAACGGTAACTCCGGAATCGTCCGCTTTGCTCTGGAATGCTCGTTGCACCTCCTGTCATGGAACTGATGGAAAGTTGAATGAGAAGTTCGTCCGAGAATTCTATCCCGTACCTACTACACTGACGTTTGACCGTCTGAACTCCTTGGGCGATGACTCGCTCTATCAGGTCATTTCCAAGGGACGCGCCAATATGAATTCCTATGAGGGCCGCCTCTCGGAAGATGAAATCCGCGGTCTTGTTCAGTATATGCGTTCCTTGGCAAAGGAGGTTTCAAGATGA
- a CDS encoding manganese efflux pump MntP family protein codes for MGIIEIIVIAIVEAMDCFAVSIATGLTKKGIPYSRALIQAISFGVFQGGMTLLGYFLGNFAQRWFESIGTPIACAILCILGGRMIWGAVRGGDDEAAEIASKNLTIANILLMSIATSIDAFAVGISFAFINANMVTATSAIAIASFVMGVIGFEIGRRAAKKFKTKIPEVIAGIILIGIGVKMFF; via the coding sequence ATGGGAATTATTGAAATCATCGTTATCGCAATTGTCGAGGCCATGGACTGTTTCGCGGTCTCCATCGCCACCGGTCTCACCAAGAAAGGCATCCCCTATTCCAGAGCCTTAATCCAGGCTATTTCCTTCGGCGTCTTTCAGGGCGGCATGACCTTACTGGGATACTTCCTGGGGAACTTCGCCCAACGCTGGTTTGAATCTATCGGTACGCCCATCGCCTGCGCCATTCTCTGCATTCTGGGTGGCCGCATGATCTGGGGTGCAGTCCGTGGTGGAGACGACGAAGCCGCAGAAATTGCCTCCAAGAATTTGACTATCGCAAACATTCTGCTGATGTCCATTGCAACAAGTATCGACGCCTTTGCTGTCGGCATCTCCTTCGCCTTTATTAACGCCAACATGGTAACCGCAACTTCTGCCATCGCCATCGCAAGTTTTGTCATGGGCGTCATCGGATTTGAGATCGGACGTCGCGCCGCAAAGAAATTCAAGACCAAGATTCCCGAAGTCATTGCAGGCATTATCCTGATTGGCATCGGCGTAAAGATGTTCTTCTAG
- a CDS encoding 4Fe-4S dicluster domain-containing protein: MDRRDFIKSCSLMAVAGLLFGCRKDVLSELAHVGDVPSVKKFEEEVRQAMAIVRKEMDLVPVSFPKELSLSGKTCKNRFGMVIDLNACDGCGKCILACNKENNIPLVPEKDAADGRFMHWIEMRGNAPFMCAHCGNAPCEKVCPTGAASHSEDGLSTMMYKRCAGSRFCGANCPMQARKFNFHDSKAMGLSRVFNPKVPLRDKGVMEKCSLCLHRLQDDRMRFKTELSVSLKSEVSLKSEEWRGRGVNTACGEACPKKAIIFGNWLDKESPLVKAVAGRTLYAPKSLASFDPSILFIMGRH, from the coding sequence ATGGATCGTCGCGATTTCATAAAGTCTTGTTCCTTGATGGCCGTAGCAGGTCTTCTTTTTGGCTGTCGTAAGGATGTGCTGTCGGAACTGGCTCACGTAGGCGACGTTCCCAGCGTGAAAAAGTTTGAAGAGGAAGTTCGCCAGGCCATGGCAATCGTCCGTAAGGAAATGGACTTAGTGCCCGTATCCTTCCCGAAGGAACTTTCTCTTTCTGGAAAGACCTGCAAGAATCGTTTTGGCATGGTCATCGACCTGAACGCCTGCGATGGATGTGGCAAGTGCATTTTGGCCTGCAACAAGGAAAATAACATCCCTCTGGTTCCCGAGAAGGATGCTGCCGATGGACGCTTTATGCACTGGATTGAAATGCGGGGAAACGCGCCCTTCATGTGCGCCCACTGCGGTAATGCCCCTTGTGAGAAAGTCTGCCCTACGGGGGCTGCTTCCCATAGCGAAGATGGCTTAAGCACCATGATGTACAAGCGTTGTGCCGGTTCCAGATTCTGCGGCGCCAACTGCCCCATGCAGGCAAGGAAGTTTAACTTCCACGATAGCAAGGCAATGGGCCTCAGTCGCGTCTTTAACCCCAAGGTCCCCCTTCGCGATAAGGGCGTCATGGAAAAGTGTTCCCTCTGTCTCCATCGCCTTCAGGATGACCGCATGCGATTCAAGACTGAGTTGTCCGTTTCCCTGAAGTCCGAAGTTTCTTTGAAGTCCGAGGAATGGCGTGGCCGTGGAGTAAATACCGCTTGTGGGGAGGCCTGTCCCAAGAAGGCCATCATTTTCGGGAACTGGCTGGATAAGGAATCTCCCTTAGTAAAGGCCGTAGCCGGACGTACTCTTTATGCACCAAAGAGTCTGGCCTCCTTTGATCCCTCAATTCTTTTCATTATGGGGCGTCACTAA
- a CDS encoding c-type cytochrome has product MIEMGVKFKLVLGVFILATGLFALDFALPEVTPELKTESQEFFQNECKGCHRWARKFAAPPMKDNVLQYADKPEEMVKYLMHPTPKHPDEWPAMDITPLTEIQAKKMTAWLLYILKNPDDPGRPK; this is encoded by the coding sequence ATGATTGAAATGGGTGTGAAATTCAAGCTGGTTTTAGGCGTTTTTATACTGGCAACAGGGCTTTTTGCTCTGGATTTTGCCTTGCCTGAAGTTACGCCTGAATTGAAGACTGAGTCCCAGGAATTTTTCCAGAATGAATGTAAGGGCTGCCACAGGTGGGCCCGAAAGTTTGCGGCTCCTCCCATGAAGGATAACGTTCTGCAGTATGCGGACAAGCCGGAGGAGATGGTAAAGTACTTGATGCATCCTACGCCGAAACATCCCGATGAATGGCCGGCTATGGATATTACCCCCCTGACGGAAATCCAGGCCAAGAAAATGACTGCCTGGCTGCTTTACATCCTAAAGAATCCCGATGATCCAGGGAGGCCCAAGTGA